DNA sequence from the Oncorhynchus nerka isolate Pitt River linkage group LG9b, Oner_Uvic_2.0, whole genome shotgun sequence genome:
TAATAaccctgtttacatggacacatctaaaatcaggctacctgatgggacTTAAAAGGGGAATAGAAACAGGTATGGGTAGCGCCATCTTGAATTGCCATAATAAAGACTGATGTCAATGCATCAATTGGTAGGAGTTAGCAAATTGTGTGTTTTAGCATGGAGAATGCAACTGAATGCCGCCAACGTGCCTCGCCTTTACTCATAgactgttaaaaaaaaaatgtatgaagcCATCGATGAAGTCACCCAATTGTTTCCTATCGGGATACTCAGTGGCCCATTTGAAGATCAGGAAGTGTCATTTTAGCATGTCACCATCTTGTTATATGGAGGAGTTTTTGGAATCATCACATACGCAGTTCTAGTTATAGGAAGTTATGTTGCAGGCCAGCTCAGTGCTCCCCCTCTCATTGAGTATCTCAAGTTGGCCGACTGaggtactgcaggctgccattagcaactaaattattattttaactttgttttatttaacctttgtttaacttggcaagtccgttaagaacaaattcttatttacaatgacggcctaacttAGTCTGTGTGTGATTTTAAAGTAATCGgttcaaggacatacatctgGTGAAATAGAAGCAATTATTGTTACCATGATTTGTGTCTGATGATTTGTTTTATATCCAAGAATATTGACCATGAAGATCACCATTTCCCCAATCACGATAATGGGGCATCCTGTTTTTATGGAACAATGCCTGCAGTACCGCGGACTGCCTTCAACGTCAAATCTTCGTGGTGAGGGCGCAGTTGCGGTCCCCTGCCTTTACTTTCAAAATACAGTCATCCCTGTATGAAGCTTTTTGCATCATATGACGCAAAATGTATCATACGGGAATGATTTCtctattttgaaagttacatatcatgacaacttgattgctgacaagcaaaacatttttgaactacgtcaacaatggactaatagTTTTGGGGTGGAATTTTTCTTTAAGGATTCCATCTTTAAATGGTGTACGACAAATGTCATTCCAAATAATAATAAGGTACAAGATTTCAATCACATTAAATATCTAAATActtacagtgcattaggaaagtattcagaccccttccccttttcaacattttattaggttacagccttatcctaaaattgattaaataaatgtttttcctcatcaatctacacacaatactccataatgacaaaccgaaaacaggtttttagacatttttacaaatgtattaaaaataaacagaaataccttatttacataagtattcagaccctttgctatgacactcaaaattgagctcagatgtatcctgtttccattgatcatccttgagatgtttctacaacgtgattgaagtccacctgtagtaaattcagttgattggacatgatttggaaaggcactccatcattcttaataagtgtaagaagtttggaaccaccaggactcttcctagagctgtctgcccggcctaactgagcaattgggggagaaggaccttggtcagggaggtgaccaagaacccgaaggtcactctgacatagctccagagatcctctgtggagatggaggcaaccatctctgcagcactccaccaatcaggcctttatggaagagtggccagacagaagccactcctcagtaaatggtgaaaattctctggtctggtgaagcatggtggtggcagcatcatgctgtggggatgtttttcagcggtagggactgggatcaagggaaagatgaacggagcaaagtacagagagacccttgatgaaaaacaactccagagcgctcaggatctcagactggggtgaaggttcaccttccaacaggacaacaaccctaagcacacagccaagacaacgcaggagtggctttggggcaagtctctgaatgtccttgagtggcccagccagagcccggacctgaaaatagctgtgcaacgacgttccccatccatcctgacagagcatgagaggatccgcagaggagaatgggagaatctccccaaatacaggtgtgccaaacttgtagcgtcataccgaataagactctaggctgtaatcgctgccaaaggtgcttcagcaaagtattgagaaaagggtctgaatttttttatttaaccaggcaagtcagttaagaaattcttatttacagtgacggcctaggaacagtgggttaactgccttgtttaggggcagaacgacagatttttaccttgtcaactcggggattcgatctagcaacctttcacttactgacccaacgctctaaccacctgccgacctaaatacttatgtaaatgtaatatttcagtttatacatttgcaaaaatgtctaaaaacctgtttttgctttgtcattatagggtattgtgtaggttgttgaaatatatatttttaaatccatttttagaaaaggctgtaacgtaacaaaatgtggaaaaagtcaaggggtctgaatattttccgaatgcactgtacttcaAAATGTTTGAAAGGAATGAAtacagtatttgaacccaggtctggttccTAAGAaggcagagtggtgtgtgtgtgtgttaagatgACTGTGTATGCATATGCGTGTGTGAAGGTCTACTTTCTTGCAACCCAGTGCTTTgacatccctacaccccttcccctccccttcccggtatacacacacagagagggattaTGTGGCCACTCCCCACTAGCAGCAGCTGGAGAGTGTCTACAtaatgaggccactgtgttgttgcctcgtcacctctctgctctctcaccgtTAGCCCGACTTGCTCTCTGCACCTACGTTACCTACTCACTAATATTAGAGCATGTAcacatttattttccattttatGCTACAAAGTAGGCCTAACTAATATTTACTTATGAAATTGCTGTTTCTCTCCCAGATGAAGTTCCAGTGGCTGTTGTGTGCAGTTAAACTGGAGATTACTTAGCCTACACAACTGGGCTTACTGAGAGTGAGACTTAACTGAGATGATTTACAAATAGTTGAGCACTCATTTCCATCGTTTGCATATACACTACTTGGCCAAAGGTATGTGGATACACCTTCATATTAGTTGCTCacaagtgtataaaattgagcacacagccatgcaatctccatagtcaaacattggcagtagaatggcccgtactgaagagctcattgactttttcaacgtggcactggcataggatgccacctttccatcaagtcagttcttcaaatttctgccctgctagatctgcccggtcaactgtaagtgctggcattgtggaaacgtctaggatcaccaacggctcagccatgaagtggtaggccacacaagctcacagaacgtggccaccgagtgctgaagagcGTAGCGTGTGAAAATCgtatgtcctcggttgcaacactcactaccgagttccaaattgcctctggaagcaacgtcagcacaagaactgttcgtcaggagcttcatgaaattgatTTTCATGGCCGAggagctgcacacaagcctaagatcaccatgcgcaatgccaagcattggttGGTGTGGTGTAAAACTTGCCATCGTTggactctggagtgatgaatcacgcttcaccatctggcagtccaacggctGAATCTGGgattggcagatgccaggagaatgctacctgcccaaatgcatagtgccaactgtaaagtttggtggagaaggaataatggtctggggttccGGCTAGGAATAATggtttcatggttcaggccccttagctccagtgaaggggaaataacgctacagcatacaatgacattctagatgatctgtgattccaactttgtggcaagttttgggaaggccctttcctgtgcccccgtgcacaaatgGTTGCTAAGCTTTCGGTCGGTCGACCTTCATCAGAGCATCACATTTTGCCCTTGAAATTAAGTTCCCTGAATGCACTCAAAAGAAACCCAACGCCTGACAATCTTGCTTGGTGACATTGTAGTGGTGGGTTGAGACAGGGAGCCTGAAATAAACTAGgactatgggtaacagagttaaAAAACAGTGCCTGCCTGTGAGTGTGCTTACAGCTGGCCCAGTCAGCATGCGTAAACAACTTCCAGTCCACGACCGGGGCCCTGCCCTTACAGGATTTTGACATAGCTCTTGCAACACCACTGAATATCCTTCTCCCATCCGGCTCACCAGTCACCGAGCGCTAAGCACATGGGAAGGAGTGgcagcctgcctctctcctctgctcaaaTCTCTTCTCTAGCTGGCCAAGGTGACACAGCTGACTTTACCTCCAGGAGCCACGTTGCCTCCTCAGCCATCCTTCTatggtttgttttgttttattgattgGGGGTGGGGAAGGGGGTTGACGGAGGGGTATTAGCTCAGGAGTGGATGTTCCTAGGTGAGGCCAACCGTAGCCTAAGGTTATGAGTTGCTCAGGAAAGGTTTGGGGAGTTTTTTTGTAGCTCAAGACACACCGGTAGGATTGTCAAACATTTGCCTGCCGACAGTACTCTTTTGTGTTCACACAGCAAAGACCTGAAGTCGTCAGCCACTCAGCCGTGTTAAAATACTCCAAACCAGAAGGTGGTAGTACCTTTGTTTGGCAATGCAAGTCTGTGTGTGTTGCTTATGTTCTGGATTCCAATATTAGCTATTGCAGAGAATTACCAGGGACTGAACAATACGATATTATTATGATACTTATGTGCCGATACTATATGTATTGCGGTTCAATACTGTGTTtttattgcgattcgatgttccaaatACATTGCTCACcaaatgtctgctgcagagggataaGAGAGAGCCAAGATTGAGAttgagaacaagctatgaaggaaacATACTGAACTTTTGGTTCATGTACTGCCAACTAGCGCAAAAATAATATTTGGTATTGTCCATTCGATATatcgtcaaaaataatatcctGATATGTAACTGTATAGGTTTTTTTTCTTCCCCCCCCCCATCACAAATGTTAGTTAGCTGTTCTAATGTTGCTATTTTGTAGAATGCCCTTGTTGATCGTAGCCAGATGGCCACAGCTAGATGTCTACCTAGCAAGATGACGAAGAAACTATTTAATTCACTGTCACAGGAGTCGCTACAGCGCGataggacaaggacatccctgccggccaaaccctcccctaactcggacgacgctgggccaattgtgcgtcgctttTTGGGTCTCCCGGTCATCTCCCTGTCGTGGCCGGCACGGGTctcgaaccagcatctgtagcaatgcAGTTTGCACTCCGATGCAGTGTCTTAACACCATGCCCAAACCGGCAACTTGATTTTGtcccccccccacaccaaacgcgatcacgacacgcaggttgaaatatcaaaacaaacactgaaccaattatattaatttgtggACAGGTTGAAatgcattaaacatgtatggcaatttagctagctagcttgctgttgctagctaatttatcATGGGATATATAAAACGGttaaccgaatcgtttctagtcatctctcctccttccaggatttttctaaaagccaatgaggagatgggagaggcaggacttgtaTCGCGTTTGGCGTCACAAATAGAAGCaactattttagcgcctggcaacGCAGATGCTCGTTGGCTTGCacaagcagtgtgggtgcaatgattgaataacatgtatgtgtacatttattttgcaacgcttgcGCACGCGACACGTCCAGTTTGGGTAGTGTGTTAGACCGCTGCATATGGTTCCATTGCTGatttggctcaaacacattaagaaggaaagaaattccataaattaacttttgacaagtcacacctgttaattgaaatgcattccaggtgatttaactgatgaagctggttgagagaatgccaagattgtgcaacgCTGTcgtgaaggcaaagggtggctacttgaagaatctaaaatcccAAATATATTTGGATATGTTTAACAcatcttttggttactacatgattcaatatgtgttatttaatcgttttgatgtcttcactattattctacaatgtagaacatagtaaaaataaagaaaaaacgttgaacgagtaggtgtgtccaaacttgacgtTGATGGAGAGgtgtcattacattacattacatttaagtcatttagcagacgctcttatccagagcgtgtcattttcctggcaccactcccccAGCGTCACCATTGTACCAGGCCCCTTATTTGTCTTCTATAGGTTTGAGAGATTTTGCCTTGTTGTCtgttaccaaaaacccacatcatttaaaaaaaaacattcaggGAGGATAAAGAAAAGTTCAAATAAGTAACATGTAAAGGTAGACCTACCAAATAGTTATAGTATTTTTACTGATCATTTGGTTTATGATCTATGAAGTGATTTAAAACTTGTAATAACAGAATGACCAAGAAAGCGGTAACAGAATGactgaattggctacaatgggaatTCATGGTAATCACAAATCGCCTTTGGTCacttgctactgtcctcccttccattgtaatactgttatgttcagctcataactgttctctttctctttctgttatGTGGTGGTCAAAGCAAGAGTGTGAGTCTGGAcaacccctccccctttctctcttctctttccccagtTAATGTCACCCCTCCCGGCTCTTATTGACACCTACCCATGGCTCTTATTGACACCTACCCATGGCTCTTATTGACACCTACCCATGAGGCTCCCCCTTTGTTTGATGTAACCACCCCTCACCCACTGAGCACCAACTGACAAAGGAAAAGTTGACATTTTGTCAGTCCAactctgaaccaatcatagacatccGTTTCACAATTTTGGACagcacagtactgtactgtactgaaataTGCTGTACTGTGATCTGAGACATATTTTCAATCTTAATTTGGAGTAGATATTTAAGAGTTTTTGGGAAAACATGGTCACGTTAAAAACTGAGGGAGATTTgaccgtcattctgttaccaaacttcaCATCTGCATTGTTTTTTTTTAGTAAATGTGTTTGTGTAAAATGGGCAGTTGTATGGTTTAGCTTTGCTATCAACGGTTCTTGTTTGGCATACTTTTCtcgtaaaaaaaaaatcttgagTCTCAGTGTGTCATTCTGTTTCCGTGGAATTGCCCCAAAGTCTATCATTGTATTTATATAATTAAGTTCTAACTCTCAGTAGTTAATAGTTGAATGACTGTTTGTCTTTTTGGGGCTTTTGAACCACTGTACACAGATGAGACTGATGGTTTTAGTACTTACTGTATACATGTTTGAGTTGGCATGCCATGCATACTGGTAGTTCAAGTATGCATGTGGTCTGTTTGTGTTTTGCCTACTCTGTTGTCATCGTCAAGCCAAACAtagcatgacaattccataaggagTTGGAAAAAAGAGCAAGAAACAGTCTGGCACCCAGGATAGTCTGTCCTCCATTTCTAGTAGCAAGCTCTTTTTTTTGGTGTTCACCATGTTTCTTGTGGGTTAGACTCCTCCACTGTTAATGCATGTGTTTACTGTGTAAGGCCTAAATACAAGTGATTGTGCAATTTGGGTTGATGAACAATGTTCCCTGCGAATATGTATTTGGCAGCTTGACTTCTCAGCAACATTTTTCATTGGATATTGATGCATAAACCATACCGAGTCAAATCAATCAGTTGGTAGCACTTCTCGAAACGAACAACACAGCTTCGTAGTATTCCACCTAACTGCCTTAAACTCACTATAACATAAATTAGATTTTTGGTCATGCGTAAACAAAATCTTTTCGAAATGCTATGAAAATTCAGAACTTTTATTTATAATTACCAAGGGATTGCGTGTGTTAAATAGCCGCCTTCCAGCCTAACCCAGCCTGTGTCCTCACTGTCCTGTATGTGTGACCCACAGCCTGTCTTACTGTCCATCTCTCCCACAGCCTAACCCAGGGTTGTCCCCTCTGGCCTCGCCCCCTGGCTCTGAGGAGTCGTCCTGCCACATCTCCATGTCGTTGCCCTCAGCCTCCCAGTCCCAGTCGCGGCTGAAGTACGTGTCCCTGGGAGTGCTGGTGCTGCAGACCACCTCGTTGGTGCTCACCATGAGGTACTCGCGCACGCTGCTGGGCGAGGGGCCGCGCTACCTAGCCTCCTCAGCCGTGGTTTCGGCCGAGCTGCTCAAGATCCTCACCTGCCTGCTGCTCGTCTTCTACGACCACAGTGGGTATAGTGATCGATCTGGCTGTCCGGCCGCCTGGCTTTCTGTCTGTGACACAGTGAATGGATAAACAATGACAACACAGAAAATACAGTTTCTTTGTCTATCTATAGGATCTATGCTACAGTCTCTTTGTCTATCTATCTCGTTCTTAGGATTCAGTGTATGGGTGTTAAatctctgtttctcttcctgtcaggCTTCAGTGTTCGGGCATTGAATCGTGTGCTGAATGAAGAGATTCTCCACAAGCCCATGGAGACGTTGAAGCTGGCCATCCCGTCAGGCATCTACACACTCCAGAACAACCTGCTTTATGTCGCCCTGTCCAACCTGGATGCTGCTACCTACCAGGTGAGAGACGTGACGTGTGCGCGCTTGTGTGTAGCAACATGTATAAGGGGAACAAAAGTGGACCAAGAATGGCGCCCTGAGGGACTCCACACTGCATTTCTTGACCAGTTTTGACTGGCAGGAATTTAAATCGATATTGTCCCCAACCAGGTGACGTACCAGCTGAAAATCCTGACCACGGCCCTGTTCTCAGTGTCCATGCTCGGCAAGAGACTGGGGCTCTACCAGTGGCTATCTCTGCTCATCCTCATGACTGGTATCGCTCTCGTACAGGTGACAAGATTAAACACACCCCACAAGTCAATAACTTCTCATTCATACCAAATCTAATTGGTTGGTCTGTTTGGATGTGTTTTTGTCAGATTAGTCAAGTATTCACATTAGGGAGGCAGAAGTCTAAACTTTTCACAGGTTCACAGGTTTTTCAGAATCATTTGCATAAATCAGTGGTAACACGATCTCCATGAAAGGTTTCCAGGATTTTGCAACCATACTCCACATGCGCATCCTTGTTTGTGGATGTTACATACTGAATGTTGTTGATGTACTGTGTGTTTGTCTCCACAGTGGCCTACAGAGTCTCTGGGTGGGCCATCTTCGAAGCCTCTGTCTGCAGGCTCCCAGTTAGTCGGTGTGATAGCCGTACTGATAGCCTGCTTCTCCAGTGGCTTCGCTGGAGTCTACTTTGAGAAGATCCTCAAAGAAACCAAACAGAGTGTGTGGGTCCGCAACATCCAGCTAGGTCAGCATCACTGaaatctgtgagtgtgtgtgtgtgtgtttgtgtgtccttgtgcgcacacacacacacacacacaatcaccatATACGCCGCTGATACTATTTATAATATTTATCTGCTGCTCAGTCACTTCTACCTCTGATTACATCTACATACTATAACTACCTCAACTATCACCAGTATCCTTGCACATTGATATTGGTACTGGTATTGACCTTGTATGTAGTGTATATTCTCATTTTTTCTTGTGTGTATTTTACCTGACTTACCTGATTGATTCTATGCTCTTTTTAAGACACTTTTCGATATCGTTTTTTATATTGAATACTGCATTGTTAGGTAagagcttgcaagtaagcatttcactgtactgtttttcACCTGCTGCATCTGGGTCAGATGATTTAGACCCTTTAAGGTTGCTGCTCCTATCATCGCAAAGCCTATCTCCAgtttgtcctttatttaaagggggagatcaagctgatcctaaatgttataggcctatttcgaTTTTGCCCTGtatatcaaaagtgttggaaaaacttgtcaataatcaactgactggctttcttgatgtcgaTAGTAACCTCTCGGGtacgcaatctggtttccgctcagattatggatgtgtcactgcaaccttaaaggtcctcaatgatgtcaccattgcccttgattctaagcaaaattgtgctgctatttttattgacttggccaaagcttttgatacggtagaccattccattcttgtgcgCCGGCTAAGGattattggtgtctctgagaggactttggcctggtttgctaactacctctctcaatgagtgcagtgtataaagtcagaaaatctgctgtctcagccactgcctgtcaccaagggagtagcccaaggctcaatcctaggccccacgctcttctcaatttatatcaacaacatagctcaggcagtaggaagctctccaTTTAtgtgcagatgatacagtcttatactcagctggcccctccctggattttgtgttaaatgctctacaacaaagctttcttagtgtccaacaagctttctctacccttaaccttgttctgaacacctccaaaacaaaggtcatgtggtttggtaagaagaattcccctcttcccacaggtgttattgctacctctgagggtttagagcttgaggtagtcacctcatacaagtacttgggagtatggctagacggtacactgtctttctctcagcacatatcaaagctgcaggctaaagttaaatctcgACTCGTAATTGCTCTTCTTTCACccaagctgccaaactaaccctgattcagatgaccttcctacccatgctagattacagagacataatttatagattgtCAGGTAAggatgctctcgagcggctagatgttctttaccattcggccatcagattagCCACCAACGCTCCTTATAGGACACGTCACTGcactctacactcctctgtaaactggtcaaatcaaattttatttgtcacatacacatggttagcagatgttaatgtgagtgtagcgaaatgcatgtgcttcttgttccgaccgtgcagtaatatctaacaagtgatctaacaatttcacaacaactaccttatacacccaagtgtaaaggaatgaatacgaatatgtacataaaaatatatggatgagcgatagccgaacggcataggcaagatgcagtagatggtatagagtacagtatatacatatgagatgagtaatgtagggtatgtaaacattatataaagtggctagtgatacatttattacatccaattttttattattaaagtggatagagatttgagtcagtatgttggcagcagccactcaatgttagtggtggctgtttaacagtctgatggccttgagatagaagctatttttcagtctcttggtcccagctttgatgcacctgtactgacctcgccttctggatgatagcggggtgaacaggcagtggctcgggtggttgttgtccttgatgatctttatggccttcctgtgacatcgggtggtgtaggtgtcctggagggcaggtagtttgcccccggtgatgcattgtgcagacctcactaccctctggagagccttacggttgtgggcggagcagttgccgtaccaggcggtgatacagcccaacagtatgctctcgattgtgcatctataaaagtttgagtgtttctggtcatctctgtatacctgtcgcaagacccactggttgatgcttatttataaaaccctcttaggcctcactcccccctatctgagatatctactgcagccctcatcctccacatacaacacccgttctgccagtcacattctgttaaaggtccccaaagcacagacatccctgggttgctcctcttttcaattcactgcagctagcgactggaacgagttgcaacaaacactcaaactggacagttttatctcttcattcaaagactcaatcatggactctCTTACTGACAGTGGTGGCTGCTTTGTATGATGTATtgg
Encoded proteins:
- the LOC115114158 gene encoding UDP-N-acetylglucosamine transporter-like isoform X2; the encoded protein is MSLPSASQSQSRLKYVSLGVLVLQTTSLVLTMRYSRTLLGEGPRYLASSAVVSAELLKILTCLLLVFYDHSFSVRALNRVLNEEILHKPMETLKLAIPSGIYTLQNNLLYVALSNLDAATYQVTYQLKILTTALFSVSMLGKRLGLYQWLSLLILMTGIALVQWPTESLGGPSSKPLSAGSQLVGVIAVLIACFSSGFAGVYFEKILKETKQSVWVRNIQLGLFGLVFGLIGVFVYDGERVRESGVFQGYNSLTWTVVALQALGGLVIAAVIKYADNILKGFATSLSIILSTLISYFCLKDFDPTSVFFLGAMLVIAATFLYGYEGKRPAINHSKV
- the LOC115114158 gene encoding UDP-N-acetylglucosamine transporter-like isoform X1, with the protein product MPNPGLSPLASPPGSEESSCHISMSLPSASQSQSRLKYVSLGVLVLQTTSLVLTMRYSRTLLGEGPRYLASSAVVSAELLKILTCLLLVFYDHSFSVRALNRVLNEEILHKPMETLKLAIPSGIYTLQNNLLYVALSNLDAATYQVTYQLKILTTALFSVSMLGKRLGLYQWLSLLILMTGIALVQWPTESLGGPSSKPLSAGSQLVGVIAVLIACFSSGFAGVYFEKILKETKQSVWVRNIQLGLFGLVFGLIGVFVYDGERVRESGVFQGYNSLTWTVVALQALGGLVIAAVIKYADNILKGFATSLSIILSTLISYFCLKDFDPTSVFFLGAMLVIAATFLYGYEGKRPAINHSKV